The following DNA comes from Candidatus Zixiibacteriota bacterium.
GACCGGAATCGTGCGCGACGGACGCAAGCGGGGTCGCATCCGTGCCGTCGGATCGCTGTTGGTCGAATCGTATGATCGCTTCGACTACGATCTCACAGTGACGGGACGCGATGTTCCGGCGCGCTTCGAATTCGAGGACTACGCCGTCACCACTGATTTCGATCTGACGGTGAAAGGGTCAACGCCGCCGATTGTGAAGGGGACGATTCATCCCCTGCGTGTCGACGATCACGAGCCGCTCGCGGCGGAACCCGAGGCGCCGGTGATCGACACGACACTGTGGGACTGGGACATGTTGATCGACATGCCCGGAAACTACTGGCTGCGTAACGATCAGATCGAAGCTGAGCTGTCGGCCGACCTCCGTCTGGTGCGCTCGCGCGGGCAGGTGAACTACATCGGCACCGCGGAGTTCGTTCGCGGCAAGATCTACCTTCTGGACAAGGTCGGGCAGATCAAGCGGGGCGTCATCACTTTTGACGATCCGGTTCAGCCGAACCCGCAATTGGATATCGACGTCGTCTTTCGCATTCAGCAGCCTCGGGTGCAGGCGACGGCGACGGGCTCGTCGAGCCAGGTCGTCGATCTGAACCTGCATATCGGGGGCCGGGCCTCCGAACCGCTGATTCAACCCGAGGCGCCCTACACCGAACAGGACGTACTGCTGCTGCTGGCCACCAACACGACATCGGGATCCGGTGGGAGCGACACAACGACGACCGGCGATCCCTTGGCCAACCGGTTGAAGTTCGCCGCCACGGGGTTGCTACTCTCCGAGGTCCAGCGAGCGGCGGCGCGCAGACTCGGACTTGAGACGTTGGAGATCAACTCCCTCGGCGGGCTGAATGCGCAGATCACCGTCGGTCGGTATGTCTCACCGCATTTGTATCTGTACGGTAGCAGCCCGATTGACGTGGCCGGAGGGCAGGAGGTCGGGTTCGAATATCGCCTCGGTCGACATGTGTTCCTGGAAGGCAACCGCGACAAAGACAGTCGCTACCGGCTCAACCTGCACTTCAATTGGGACTATTGACGCCCGCTCCCGCTCGACGCGCTTTGATTTGTGCCGCCGCGTTGATCGCTCTCGGCGGTTCGGTGCTGCCCGTACTGGCACAAGCACAGGATGAGGCACTACGGACCTGGCGACGCAAACGTCCCGAGGTGGCCCGCGTCGATGTGGTCGGCAACCGGGCGCTGTCTGCCGGGCGGATTCGCGCCGTGATGGAGATTCATGCGCCGGGATTCTGGGCTCAACTGGGTTTGGCCCATCGTTCACACCTGCTGGTCGGCGCCGAGTATCGTGATCGCGAGGCGATTCGTCTCGCATACCGACGGCAGGGTTTCTGGGAAGCGGCGGCGCAGATCAGTGCCGCTCCTGATGAGAGCGGGGCTGCCATTGTCACCGTCACGATCAACGAAGGCCCGTGCTATTACTGGGGGGGCGTCCGTTTGGACGGTGACTCTCCGACACTCGTGGCACGGGGACAGCGGGAGCTGCGAGTTCTGGCTCGTGGCGCTCCCGCCGACTCGTTGACCATGGCTTTGGTTGCGGATCGTGTGCGTGCCCTCTGCGCTGACCGGGGGCACCCGCGGGCCGTGATGAGCGTGGCTCTCCATCCTCGCGCCGACTCCATCGATGCCGAGCTTCATCTCACCGCTGCAGATTCCGTCGTCTTGGGGGAACTGACCATCCGCGGAGCCGAGAAAACCAACGAGCGGCTGGTGGGCCGTGAGATCGCATGGGAACCGGGCGCCGCCTTCTCCCAGCGACGCCTGGCGTGGCGCCAACAGGATGTCTATGCCAGTGGTCTGTTCAGCTTCGTTCACCTGGAACCGACCGGGTTTGACTCAGCCGGTCCGGGGCAGCCGAAGCGCGCCAACTACCAACTTCGCGTCGTTGAGCGCGACCCCTCATATGTGGAATTCCGCACCGGCGCCGGGCAGGATCCGGAACGCGACCTGACGTGGGACTACGCGGTCGAGTGGGGCTCCCGGAATTGGATGGGGTCGGGGCGTCAGTGGTCATTGTCGGCCCAGTCCGGATTCGTCATCGTCACCGACTGGCGGGTGCTCCATCATCGCTTCGCCGCGCGCTATACGGAGCCATGGGTCTTTGGTGTGCGTCTGCCGACGACACTCACCCTGGCCTACCAGCCGGGTGTGCGCGCCGCGACCCAAGACTTCAAAGTGGAGACCTATTCCGGCGAGTTGAATGTGACGCGGCGTGTTGGCCGGACGGCTCGGTGGTGGTCTTCGCTCATCTATGAACGTGTGACGATCTACGGTATACCGGCGGATCAGTACCAAACGTTCCTGGAACAGCAGGGAATCAGTGTTCGACGTCGTTGGACCGTGGCGGCGGAACGGGACACGCGGCCCAACGTGTTCATTCCGACCTCGGGCGCGCGCACACGCGTGGACGGGGAATATGTCGGTGGTGTCCTGGGTGGAGCTGATGATTTTTACAAGTTGGACATTTCCTGGGCCCGTTACCAGATCGTCAGCGCCCCGACGGTGCTGGCGTCGCGTTTTCGCCTCGCTTGGGCGAATACGCACTCCGGGGGCACGCTCATTCCCACGCTGGACCGGTTCTATCTGGGCGGGGCCAACTCGATTCGGGGGTACGCCGAGAACACGATCGGTCCGGTCGACGATTCCACCGGCGCGCCGATCGGCGGACGCGTCGTGACGATGGCCAACCTCGAGTTGCGTACGCCGGCGGTGTCCAAGCTCTGGTTCACTCTTTTCCTCGACGCCGGGAACAACTTCGCGGACTTCCGGCGCGTCGCGCTCAAGGATATGCTGGTTTCCTTGGGCATCGGTTGGCAGTACATCGCGCCGGTGGGGCCGATCCGTCTGGACTACGCCCGACGGGTCGTGCACCCGCGGTATCCCAAGTCGGACCGATTGCATTTGTCGATTCTGTTCTCATTCTGACGAACTTCGTGGGCGAG
Coding sequences within:
- a CDS encoding BamA/TamA family outer membrane protein, whose product is MICAAALIALGGSVLPVLAQAQDEALRTWRRKRPEVARVDVVGNRALSAGRIRAVMEIHAPGFWAQLGLAHRSHLLVGAEYRDREAIRLAYRRQGFWEAAAQISAAPDESGAAIVTVTINEGPCYYWGGVRLDGDSPTLVARGQRELRVLARGAPADSLTMALVADRVRALCADRGHPRAVMSVALHPRADSIDAELHLTAADSVVLGELTIRGAEKTNERLVGREIAWEPGAAFSQRRLAWRQQDVYASGLFSFVHLEPTGFDSAGPGQPKRANYQLRVVERDPSYVEFRTGAGQDPERDLTWDYAVEWGSRNWMGSGRQWSLSAQSGFVIVTDWRVLHHRFAARYTEPWVFGVRLPTTLTLAYQPGVRAATQDFKVETYSGELNVTRRVGRTARWWSSLIYERVTIYGIPADQYQTFLEQQGISVRRRWTVAAERDTRPNVFIPTSGARTRVDGEYVGGVLGGADDFYKLDISWARYQIVSAPTVLASRFRLAWANTHSGGTLIPTLDRFYLGGANSIRGYAENTIGPVDDSTGAPIGGRVVTMANLELRTPAVSKLWFTLFLDAGNNFADFRRVALKDMLVSLGIGWQYIAPVGPIRLDYARRVVHPRYPKSDRLHLSILFSF